In a single window of the Candidatus Cloacimonadaceae bacterium genome:
- a CDS encoding spore germination protein GerW family protein — MKFIEILAQIKAVLNNFAGVGMSFGKPMQVNDITIIPVAKVSFGLGGGGGSTPVKDSPKKIDADSPEADDSSGMNEGGGGGGGITTSPVGIYTIKGDKVKFYPVVGLKEVGIFIGVFFMLFFRMMKLSAKLKKDKKRIG; from the coding sequence ATGAAGTTCATCGAAATACTCGCTCAGATCAAAGCCGTGCTGAACAATTTTGCCGGAGTGGGCATGTCCTTTGGCAAGCCGATGCAGGTCAACGATATCACCATCATTCCCGTTGCCAAGGTCAGTTTTGGCTTGGGCGGCGGTGGCGGAAGCACTCCTGTCAAAGACTCCCCAAAGAAAATAGATGCCGATTCCCCGGAAGCAGATGACAGTTCCGGCATGAACGAAGGCGGCGGTGGCGGTGGAGGGATCACCACTTCCCCAGTGGGTATCTATACCATCAAAGGCGACAAAGTGAAGTTTTATCCCGTGGTCGGCTTGAAGGAAGTTGGAATCTTCATAGGCGTTTTCTTCATGCTGTTTTTCCGCATGATGAAACTCTCAGCCAAGCTCAAGAAAGATAAAAAGAGGATAGGATAA
- a CDS encoding lipoate--protein ligase encodes MLCIISKSNFAPFNIATEEFILKNLDQDVFLLYRNTPSIIVGKHQNTLSEINYDYVRQHAIPVVRRMTGGGTVFHDMGNLNFCFIMQEISNDARSFEKYTLPVISALKSLGIDARLEGRNDLTINGLKFSGNARGVFGGKVLQHGTILYSSQMADLSSALQFNPLKFKDKAVKSIRARVTNVCDHLSEPLELDAFIALIHNEVRSLFADAVDHEFSSKELDAIQELVDSKYDTWEWNYGSSPKFNHRGAIRCTAGTIEIYTEIEKGRIADIRVFGDFFGTRDPSEFEDALKGTLHREDEVIKVLETMPLDEIFGLVTPLELSKALF; translated from the coding sequence TTGCTCTGCATCATAAGTAAAAGCAACTTCGCTCCATTCAATATCGCGACCGAGGAGTTTATTCTCAAAAACTTGGATCAGGACGTCTTCCTGCTCTATCGAAACACACCCTCGATCATCGTCGGAAAGCACCAAAACACGCTCTCCGAGATCAATTATGACTACGTCAGGCAACACGCGATCCCCGTGGTGCGCAGAATGACCGGTGGCGGCACCGTCTTTCACGACATGGGCAACCTCAATTTCTGCTTCATCATGCAGGAAATCTCAAATGATGCCCGATCCTTTGAAAAATATACACTGCCGGTAATCTCCGCACTGAAATCACTGGGTATAGACGCCCGTCTGGAAGGACGCAACGACCTCACCATCAATGGCTTGAAGTTCTCCGGTAACGCCCGCGGCGTCTTTGGCGGCAAGGTGCTCCAACACGGCACGATCCTCTATTCTTCACAGATGGCGGATCTCTCAAGCGCCCTGCAGTTTAATCCATTGAAGTTCAAGGACAAAGCGGTCAAATCCATCCGCGCCAGGGTCACCAACGTTTGCGATCATCTGAGCGAACCCCTCGAACTGGATGCCTTTATCGCTTTGATCCACAACGAAGTGCGCAGTCTCTTTGCCGATGCGGTGGATCATGAATTTTCTTCAAAGGAGCTTGATGCCATCCAGGAATTGGTGGATAGCAAATATGATACCTGGGAATGGAATTACGGCAGCTCACCGAAGTTCAATCACCGTGGCGCGATACGCTGCACCGCAGGCACCATCGAAATCTATACCGAGATAGAGAAAGGGCGCATTGCAGACATCCGCGTCTTTGGCGATTTCTTTGGCACCCGCGATCCCAGCGAGTTCGAAGATGCGCTCAAAGGCACGCTCCACCGGGAAGACGAAGTGATCAAAGTGCTTGAAACAATGCCGCTTGACGAGATTTTCGGACTCGTCACCCCGCTGGAATTGAGCAAGGCATTATTTTAG